The genome window cttttataaaatttttgtttgttttcaatttagtccttcaattataatttctcatatgttatttttttattttgtttcttattcttttgattttcaatttttttccatggccttttgtttaagttttattggtttccaatttcatcctttaatcaaagtttatgttgttttatttttttcaatttgattcttattcttttgatttgttttttcttttgttaaagttattttttattttaaaaataaaaaattaattatcattctaTATTAGTTTTTCAAACCCTCTAATTGAAAATTCTGGTTTGtcctccaatttattttttattttgattttcaccttcattcttttaattacaattttttagatccttttgtgtaaattatctttttttccgggtttcatcctttaatatttgattatggggattgagcttcatatttgttatttatttgtagTGCTTCTAATCTAATGATTTAAGTCATAATTTTGAAAGGTTAATGtcattcacattttttttttattttctctcattttcttttatgatcttatcattgtattttagtttttcttattgttctttttaaagattttttttatgattatctttaatttcttttttatgagtttattatGATTTCATAACTTAGATCACGAGTTTTGAAGgtcttttttgaataaaagtttttttttaaaaaatttgtttgtatttgatttttgaagatattattttaatccacttatatattttttttgttttatcatcatcttatatatatatatattgtctcaTATATATTGCAAtctcaacattttaaaattacttcatattgaatttttaacttCCTAATgtctttacaatttttttttaagttagaaaaatataattcaagcGGGGGCTAAGAATCTAAGGACAACTTCTAGCTCGAATAATGATTGGTGAAACATGTAAAATTTCCTAATTGTCTACGAAGGCCGGCCAGACAGGCGCCTCCACGTATCCAGTTTTGCTACACAGGTCAACAGAGGCATTGTAGTCTTGACTACAATTGTAATTAAAGCGATGGTCTTGACAATTATAGACTTGAGCCCTTGTTGAAATATCTCTCTTAATAGTGGAAACGAATGAAAATGGAGGCACGGTTGCCCAAGACCGGAGAGTGCTTTACACTGAGTTGCTGTGGACGCGTTTGTGGATATATATTGGTGTCTCTATGGTCTAGAGACCAGAAGCTGGGTGGTGTGGGGGCGGTGGGGCTGCATGGCATAGAATGTGTGCATGCAACACTTTCTAAATTGATGGTTGAAATTAAATGTCCAGCATGGTTTATTTTTGTGAATTATATTCAGCGGAATATTATAAAATCTTCACAGCAAATGATAGCCCTGGAGTCCAGCCTATCAACAGTAGCAGTCGGAAAGAGCACCACCGTAGCACAAATGATATACACCACGCACTAATCCATCCCTATCACACGTCTAAGCTAGTGTTTTTTATATCGGATGATATTTGTAGGCCTCGGGGTTTCATCCCCAATAATGTGTGTCCTGGGGGGCCTGTGCGGCTTGTGCCCTCCTTATTtccaataagaaaaaagaaaaaaagatagatttctTAGCTagttttcttgatattttaacACTGCTTGAAATTTCATGGATGTTGTGTGGATATACTTTTGCTATATGTACAATATTCAAGCAATTAATCACGATTTAGTGTTTGTGTGTGTAATTAAGCATCATTTCATTTGAatgagaggagaggagaggaagagAAAACCTTTTTAATTCCAAaggtgagtttttcttttttcttttctagttacAATTCAAAAGgtgagttatatatatataccagaACGCATTTGAAgtgtttatagttgaaattcaaaatttcagatGATATCGCCAGGTAAATTATATATAGTTGCTAATATTGCTGCATGCAAtcaggttttttgtttttttgtaaattatatttaatataggtcaattatataaaaaaaactcaaacaacatttgaatttataattaaaaaaatataagataataaaaaaaaccctcaataaagaattaagttgattttatctttaaaaacatcaaaataattatattattttaaaaatagtaaaaagatCAAAAGTTCCACGAGTAATaggcattaattttttttattttaggattaagttaataattttactttttaaaaaatgactaaTCTAACAccaaataatttgtaaaaaaacaattgtcttgaaaaaaaaaaacattgcccCTGAAACCTAAttgaaagggttttttttttttttttaatctagagaGCTACAATAATTTCTCCTtcacttttattcttttctatatatatatatatatatataaccggTTCGAGTATCGATATTAActaaattttccaaagttttgTGTGCCTCGAGCATTAAAATGTGACAGATTTTGATCGATGGAGACCTCCAAGATAGAGAAAGCCATTTCCACAAGTTGATGGACTCATCCTCTCAGCCAGCTGGCTAGGTAGATGCAACTTAAGCCGGATAAAGGTTAAGATTGTAAAATTACGTAGTAAGATCtgcataaataattaattataattaactttcAGTTCTTAAGATAAGGCAGACCAGCGCGTATGCAATCAAATGAAGACAAACATTGCTCTAAAACAAGGTGTCGGTACACAGCCACTCTCTTGCATGTATAtatctctgtgtgtgtgtgtgtgtgacacTATTTAATCTAAATTAGTTGTTTCTTGATCAATATTGAGTTACCAAGAAAACTTTGTCTTAATTACTTGGCGTGGGGTGAACCGGCCAGCCCAGTGGGGTGGTGTCACCAATTGTAAAGCCAGGGGTCCCaacagctagctagctagctagcgaTTGTGGGCATCTTTACCCACTAAGACATCTAAAATCAATGTCATGTAGTCAGATAATATTAGCCTGATATCAATAAACTCATGATATAATTAGACAGACGCATGCTTCTACATGTATCAGCCGAAAGGCAAGGACAGGAGTTAATGAGTTTCTAAAGCTtgcatgtttctttttttatacagaGAAAACCATCTTAATTTACTAGTTATTTGCATTAACTGGGTGTATATGCTGTTAATTAAGCTACCAGCTAGCAGAAGATACAAAACTTTACAAACTGGGGGTGCTTGAGAATTGAGGTGAGCATGGAGCCAGCCTGGACATCACAGAACGTAGAAACACAACTGAAATTGACATGGTCCGTTAATCATGATTAAAATCATAATCATTTGATGATTGATTCAACTTTAGCCCCAAGTGGACCTTTATGCTTAAAGCTGTCTCATCAGCCATATGTATTCTTCTATTGTCTTCATTTTGTATCCCAAAATCCATTACACATCtctttagacaaaaaaaaaaaaaaaaaaaaaaaaatcgtcgTGGGACTCGCATTTCGTAAACACAACTTTGGAAAATTCCCTGAGCCTATTACATGACTTCTTACTGAAGAGCAGTACTGGACATTATTTCGTCAACAAAGGGTTTGCCTGCTGAcaacattaaaataacatgttccGTAATACTATACTCAAAATATGCATCGTGAATACTAAGCACtggttaaataaaataagaaaaatgcaGAGTTAGGatattggatatatatatatatatacaaacactTTGTACACTTAAGTCTTTGCGAGGTGACATACTAGGTGATGTGTACTTGTGTTGTCTGCATAATATTCAAGGCTGCACTTGCACTTGGCACGAGGAAGGTCTTGAATGCACCCGCCGCCGCCCCTAAGGCGTTAGGATTCCCTCAGTTAATTAACAACATCATCTAAGTTTGGCCTTTGAAACTCATCGAAAGTCCTGAAAAAAATCTTGAGTGCACATCTACAGCTCTATCCGctcttacacacacacacacacacacacacacacacacacgtattGTATTAACTAGCTGTTTGGaatcaatcctttttttatagGCCAGCTGGAATTCAATACTGAACAGGCAACTGTAAAAGAAGTAAAGAACACAATAAAGCCCAGAAGGACTAGAGTCTAGAAGTCATGCCCTCCTTTCTAGCTTGTGGGGATTGAGTTCCAAAACATATATACTAATTAGTCATGAGTTCGAGGTTAGTGAGAGAAACCAGGAATCATTACGTCTTTCTGGTAATAAGTTGGATTCTTCAACACAATTCAATAGTAAAAACACACGTTTTTACTAGCCATCCCCATGAAACTATTGTGGTCACTCTTTGGTTTAAGAAGTTATTTCCACTGAGGAGGGATCGATTTCTAGCCTAACAAATTCTAAAATCGTGAACAAGTCCCAGCCCGCACATGCATATATTCTGAATTTGCCTAGCTTTTATGATTCAAACTGAGACTGCAGGTGAGGTGCCCGTGAGTACTACCGATTACCAACCCCATTTTGGCATATTCAGCACTGCGATTTGCGATGCTTCCATTCGGGCAAGTACTCTGTACGTGGGGCTTCTTCTAACAAGTACTAGAGTGATGAAAGGCACAAAAACATAAACTGAAGAAAGGAATGgatcattatattttatatgggATTTCAAAAACTTTGGATGTCAGAGTTTGCATGTTGGACTTATTTTCCAATCGATCCACTCCATCCATAAGTTTGCAGTGGTTTCATGTATAGACGAATTTCCTAGTTTTTTCCAGCTCGCCATAATGTAAAATTCTTCAGAAGGGATCATTTCGGTTTGTAGAAAACTTATCAAAAGAACATGCATATGCTCCTCTgcattgaaaaggaaaaggacgaCGACGAGCTTGATAACCATGAGGACACAATAAAGCTTGAGAGAAGAGggggaggggaaaaaaaaagtggcacAAATTCAAAGACCTTATTGTCAAATAGTGGAGCTTAAAGGTCCACAGGCTTGGACTTGCTCTTAAATAATGtagacggaaaaaaaaaacaaaaacttagcTTCATTTTCATGGAAAAGATGCTCTATTCCTAGCATCTTTCTGGGCCATACTCGAGTCGATTGACAGTGAAGGATATACAAACAGGTGAAAGAGTTTCCGAAACCCCTCGAAGAATTTTCACCTTCAATGGATAAAGATGTCTAAATCTCTctttccatctctctctctctccaactTTTATTTGTTGCACCACACTAGCAAACAATTTATATGCTTATAGAATAACGTGCAGCTTAGGTAGGGGAATTGAAGGCCCAGCACGTGTGGCTGAGATTGGCACCGAGCTTGAGGGCCACCGGCTACCGTGAGCTGGGACTCTGGGGCACTGCGAGGCACAACGCCAGGGTGGAAATATGAATTAATGGGTTGTGGCCAGCGGGTCCATGGGAATTTGGATTTGAGTCTCTATCCTCTCGTGCTTATTCAAAATCAGAAACAACTAGGATAATGCAggcaaaattgaataaataaatgagaatttaggaaaaattttatattaattaaacattataAAACTACCAAAGAATCACTCAATTCATACACCTTAAAAGCTTACATTGTTAATTAATGAGACTTTAGGAGATGTCGTTTTATGTCATCCGCCACTTTCGTgctcatataattaaattgttttttttggtaataaaaTGATGCGTTTCCTTTGGACATATTCCAAGCGCAACGTTGACCTCTGTGTTTGGATCTGCACTTAATGTGCGGCTGCTTTCCTTCCTTGCCCATCGCTTCTAGCTGTCATTGGGAGCCCGTTAGCCAAACAAACCCttaagaaaaggaaagttaGCAAGCCCGAATTTAGCTACGACAATAGGCCGCCCGATGACACATACATGCAAATTGGAGTTAATTACAGATTAGTGtcaaaattgattaattattctttatgGTATAAGAAATAGTTAAATACTCTCTTGATCTGCGTTGACtgttctcagtttttttttttcttttggaaatacGTTTTCTCTAGTCAACTATTTGAAACCACTTAcgtctcttttatttattctatttttttttatagaaaaacataaattggaaaataacatgaaattgagaaaaaaaattaaattataaatacattaaagaaTACAGGGGTTAAACATAAAATTGCTGAAGCTGTGGATTAATTGTttagttttgtaaaaattaatatcaGAACCAAGTTATAATTTACTCTTCAAATTAATAGGGAGATTTTGGAATTTGTCATCATGCTCACATAATTTTTGTTACGCTAACCAAGATCACTAGTCTAATATGCACAGATACCTCTTAATATCAGTTTTGATTGacaaaattctataaataatttatatttctattttcaaCCCTTAAACTATAAAATGCTTGGATCCATActcttttcattataatttaatcatttagtTGAGCATGTTTCCTCATCctcataaaatatcaaaaaccttaaaaaattagtcaaaaaaatgtttttttaaaaaacaatattcatcaTTGTTAAGATAAGCAcattgataatataataaaaaacctaaccctCCACAATTTGATgacttatatataaaatttaatagctAACCAGATGAAATATAGCAAAAGGCATGTAAATCTAAACATCTTGTGGTTCAAGAATTGAAATGGATGAAATATAGCAAAAGGCATGTAAATCTAAACATCTTGTGGTTCAAGAAttgaaatggaaagaaaaaaattattcaagatgATGAATTTAAATGTACCATATATTTCTGGatgtgtgtttttattattattaacaacgtgggtgtccgggttagcttgcgtttatctcaattaattttatgagcTCTAAAGTTAACGTACGATTATATAAGTCTCTAATGGTCTTGAAATTTATGAAACTCGAactgataatttttatgataatttttaagaaGTAAAGTTATATCTTAATAAGTTATGTTATACCATTTATATTTATGGAAACCCCTTTCAGAGGTTAATCTGTGATTAATTTTGGTATAGAGACGATTAATTTGGGAAATAAAAGAACACAAGGGCGCGCAGTACAAGGCCCTATTATACGTACGAGTCCTTACCCACCCAATCTCCAGCTAGATACGAAGAACCATCTTATCCATGTTCTCAATGGCTCAGGCAAGATTCGAAGACTACTCTCCACCCTAGAGATCAGTAGTGTCGGAGAATGGCTCCTTGCAGCTAAAATTGATCCTAGCTAGCTTGAAAATGTCTGTATGTATGGGTTTGGCTGATCTGCAGATACAATATATAAAGTGTCTGCTTGCATTGACTACATGCATCTCATAGTTAATTacgaaaaagaaattattacaataaaGAATAAGATTGTCACGAGTAAAAATCGTCACGAAGAACTAGGTTCATGAAAGACCACGTCAGGATATGTAAATTCTAGTGTCTGAATAAAATCCTCAATTTACGTACGTCTAGCAAGGTGAGGATTTCATCAATCCAAGTCTTCCCATATGCTCAAGCTAGCTGAGGACACCAATATCAAACtatcaaattattattcttcttccttttatattataaaaaaatattttaattaaatcaggtgttttttttttttttcgctaCCTGGGTTTTCTGAAagcaaatttataaatatttgtagTCAACAGttgattttcaataaatctTCAAACTAACTTGTCAAAATGTCATCtttacaacaaataaaatcaaaatcaatccaatgaaacttctttatttttaatagtgcaatttcaccatttaatgAAGAAAGCCTCAACctgattatgttttaaattgtttttttaaggtataaaaataatatatatttttatttttaaaaatttatttttaaccataacacatcaaaacaatttataaacatttaaaaaaacaaatttcaaatatCGTAAGAACAGCGTTTTGACTGCACTACAAAACTCCCCGTAAATGTATACAAGTAAAATACACAttttttccagaaaaatatgaattaaactGAAAGTAAAATCCATATGATTCACTTAAGTAACATATATCAAACCCACCAGTCATAATACAAAAGCATTAAGCAAAACATTAAGATTAGTtcagaaacagaaagaaaagaaaagattaattaTAAAGTAGTTCAAGAGAAAGATAACACTTGATCAAGGATCTATCCAGCTTCCTTTCGTTCTTCATTAAGACTCTCAAACAGAAAAGAACAATTGTTATGCTTGCACTAGCTAGGCAGATCACCCAACACCATCTAGAGAGTTTCCCTAGTCGTTATTCTCAGCCACTCCAACTGCATTGTTTGCTTGGCCCAACAAGCTGCTCATTGATCGAGCTTTCACCACACCAAGCTTCATCTTCCTCTTTGAGATCACCAATGGCTTCTCCTTATCATCTTCATCATACGCAACACTAACTTTATCATCTAAAGAAGCCCCTTTagtctcttctttcttctgcGACGGTAATGAATGGCTCGATACTTCCTCAGACTCGTCCTTCTTTGGTACAGTAGTGGCAATGGATCGGCTTCGAACACTATTCATACTTCTTAGCCTTCCTTTACCCAAATGATGTTCGCAAAGAGAGTATCCCACAAGGGTTTGCTGACAACACCTCCATCCTCTACCATTAACACGACTGCACCGTGATCCCTCCAACAGTGCACCACCCCTAGGCTTTGCTTTTATATTGGAACCAGCAccttcttttgtttccttctcaTCTTCTTCATTATCACCATTCTGTTGCACACATTTCTTGTTCATCTTTGTCttcattttggttttcattttcttgtttctatCCACTATCGTTTCTTCATTCCATCTCCTTTCAAAgctccctcttctcttctttaatGGAAATGCCTTCTCTCCCTCACCCCATCTCCCAACTCCTATAGTGCAACCAAATACAACAACATAAAGACTGACAATAATTTTCTGTCTACTTTTGAAATGGTTTTCGAACACATATAATCTTTACCTTGATGGGAAGAACTAGATTGTTGAAGAACTGTAACGTGTACTCCTTCACTCAAGAAACTTCCCCtcctaaaaataaaccaaacccAGAAACCCAAATCCACATAATTTACAGCGATAAGAAAAACAAGGAGAAACCAGTAAATAAAATGAGTGCAAATTAAATAGAGGAAGATGTGTATCTATTTTGGGGACCAGCAGCGTGGACCCATACTAGCGTGCACCTCATGGGCGTATTAGTTAGCCAAAATGGAGAGGGTAAATGGACTAGATTAGATGGGAGAAGGTATGGTGGCTAGCCAAAGTTCAAGTTCATATAAAAACACTTGCAAACAGTGTTTCCACTTacagtattttattttcttttccgtAGCCAAAAAATTAATCCATAGGTCTCCCTCTTTTCACCTttttcactacaagatttcatgAAAGAATAGAAGAACAtggatttaacttttttttcaccACTTTCTTACCTGGTATCATTACTCTTCTCTCTTAGTTCTCCTCCTTTAATCCCATCTCCCTCTTCCAACAAAACCTACAATAAAATCTCAAGAAATATTGATGTACTAAATCATAATGTAACCTTGTTGGGTGCAAATTGGCCATACAAAAAAGTAGATCCAACAAAATTGACTCTTTAAGTGACATTGAAcccaagtgcaccctcatgtataaTCACCCCATTAAACTTAGATAAAAGGGTTGTGgtgattttttgtttctcttaacTAACCAAATTAACAGTCAGTACTGCTTaccttcttctcttcttgtggCCCATCACCATGGGAGCAATCATCATGACCTTTGCTTCCACCTCCGATCGGTTGATTTAGGCGATCAGAAGGCAGGTGAAGATCAAAGTATTCATCCTTCTGAGGTTCTTGAAGGAGACTTTGATGTGGGCTGTTGTGTAATTGAAGTTGCACCACCGGAGACCGGCTAAACTGGGGATCTGAGAGAGGTATAGGGGAAAGGGATGAAAGAGGCAAAGGAACCTTTCTGTTTCTAATCCTCATCggtgcaagaaaagaaagatttgaTTCTTGAAGAAGGATAGAAAggccaaaagagaaaaattatagCTCATAGAAGTAGAAAGTAGTGATCTTTGAAGGTCAGATTTCACATATAAAACTTAGAGAAAGAGAGTGCAAAACTACCCAAAAATATTACTACtactacaacaacaacaacaaatataagatcaagaaataaaaattgttaattattaattattatgctATGCTTTAATAAcaccaccacaacaacaacaacactcTCTCCttgtctttctctttctttccttgtatATTTCCTCACCTTCTCTCTCCAACTTTTATTCGTTGCACCACAGAAAGGTTAGGAATAGGAATAGTAGTATCTTTGTGTATATGGAGGTGATGTTTGCACGTGTGAATACAGGGAGCACGTGTGGGAAACCTGTCGAGGAGGTAGCCAGTGGGAGGGAAGAAGAGGACAGGGCAGTGACGAGGATTGCCAGGGTGGAATGAAAGAACACAAAATGATGGGAGTGGGTAGTAAGTAGTTTTATCGTTTATACTTTTTACAAGAGAGGGCCCCCCCACACTCGCACACACAGGAGGCTCTTATTAACAACGACCAAGATTCTTTCTACTTCTTTGCTCTCAGTTTAGCTTCCTGCAAGCTTAGATTGGGCGCTGCCCAGGTgaagaaatcttttctttttctttttttaaataacattgctataaaaaaaatcaatttttaattaacttctcGATCTACAATCAAGTCATTGAGTGGCGTCTTATCCCCATGAGAGCGAAACTCTTAATTTTCCATTACTATTTTGGAAGAAATTCTTGTACTCCTACCCAATTGCATATGtaggtttttatttatgtgaacttaaattgtataaatgtaatttttaccatttttgtagaatttttttaattaatgggtacaagatattttgatattaaaatattttggtgctatgtttttaaattacagCATGTATAAGAAAGCTTTATCATTATATACACATACCATTCTGAGCGAGACAGAACATTAATCACGTTGTAAATGAAACATTGAGCTAAATAGAAAAAGGGTATGTGatgaaattaatgaattaataaattggTATGCATATAAAGAAACTTCAACATTGTTTAGGCGTTCCTCAAAACTTATTAAATTATAGTTCctgtgtttt of Populus trichocarpa isolate Nisqually-1 chromosome 16, P.trichocarpa_v4.1, whole genome shotgun sequence contains these proteins:
- the LOC7490604 gene encoding uncharacterized protein LOC7490604, translating into MRIRNRKVPLPLSSLSPIPLSDPQFSRSPVVQLQLHNSPHQSLLQEPQKDEYFDLHLPSDRLNQPIGGGSKGHDDCSHGDGPQEEKKVLLEEGDGIKGGELREKSNDTRRGSFLSEGVHVTVLQQSSSSHQGVGRWGEGEKAFPLKKRRGSFERRWNEETIVDRNKKMKTKMKTKMNKKCVQQNGDNEEDEKETKEGAGSNIKAKPRGGALLEGSRCSRVNGRGWRCCQQTLVGYSLCEHHLGKGRLRSMNSVRSRSIATTVPKKDESEEVSSHSLPSQKKEETKGASLDDKVSVAYDEDDKEKPLVISKRKMKLGVVKARSMSSLLGQANNAVGVAENND